The following proteins are encoded in a genomic region of Thermococcus henrietii:
- a CDS encoding Era-like GTP-binding protein, translated as MIKVAIIGAENVGKSTLMNALVGGKVSEVEDLPGTTKGLVRRRFGKLKIPKGMKNPFGGADEFVLIDTAGLFDPRLELRGKVLSEEKFKELIDEIVSADIIIHMVDATVGLHRGMEKLHHMLKMRYDKPIIVVINKIDLVPRERVEELREIIKKRLEQEPLALSLVTYEGFNELLERIAHMAMYV; from the coding sequence ATGATAAAGGTTGCGATAATCGGTGCCGAAAACGTCGGCAAATCAACCCTCATGAACGCACTCGTGGGCGGGAAGGTGAGCGAGGTGGAGGATTTACCCGGGACGACGAAGGGGCTCGTGAGGAGGCGCTTTGGAAAGCTGAAGATACCCAAGGGTATGAAGAACCCCTTTGGAGGGGCAGATGAGTTCGTGCTCATAGACACGGCCGGTCTCTTCGACCCGAGGCTCGAGCTCCGCGGGAAGGTCCTCAGCGAGGAGAAGTTCAAAGAGCTCATAGACGAGATAGTCTCGGCGGACATAATAATCCACATGGTCGACGCGACCGTCGGCCTTCACAGGGGCATGGAGAAGCTCCACCACATGCTCAAGATGCGCTACGACAAGCCGATAATCGTCGTCATCAACAAGATTGACCTCGTTCCAAGGGAGCGCGTGGAGGAGTTGAGAGAAATCATAAAGAAGAGGCTGGAGCAGGAGCCACTGGCGTTATCGCTGGTTACCTACGAGGGCTTCAACGAGCTCCTTGAAAGGATTGCCCACATGGCGATGTACGTCTAA
- a CDS encoding secondary thiamine-phosphate synthase enzyme YjbQ: MLYEISIETKERCQVVDITDEVQRLVYRSKVKHGIAVVFTHHTTTGLFINEYEPGLIEDITGKMAELVPREGSYAHDRIDRNAHAHIKASIFLNPEVVVPIDQAELNLGTWQRILFVELDGPRHRKVYVMICPCPEMPEE; the protein is encoded by the coding sequence ATGCTGTACGAGATAAGTATCGAGACGAAGGAGCGCTGTCAGGTTGTTGATATAACTGACGAGGTCCAGAGGCTCGTCTACCGCTCCAAGGTGAAGCACGGGATAGCGGTCGTCTTCACCCACCACACGACGACGGGCCTCTTCATAAACGAGTACGAGCCGGGCTTAATCGAGGACATCACGGGCAAGATGGCCGAGCTCGTGCCGAGGGAAGGTTCCTACGCCCACGACAGGATTGACAGGAACGCGCACGCGCACATAAAGGCGAGCATCTTCCTCAACCCCGAGGTGGTCGTTCCCATAGACCAGGCTGAGCTCAACCTCGGCACTTGGCAGAGGATTCTCTTCGTCGAGCTCGACGGCCCGAGGCACAGGAAGGTCTACGTCATGATATGTCCCTGTCCAGAGATGCCGGAGGAGTGA
- a CDS encoding prenyltransferase yields MLIEEALKSVAAIPDPYVRAVTYAKMGEKLAVARNPLYREAFLSAFESLGGIDDPYALMKALISIGSSLGRSGLKAYKRVFARILNESRFLTHPQRDEILRTASLALVSFGDVGEAINFALEISNGDLRQSTLVAVVRAASRSLERNSLKTAYRIRKIKLAMEYITDEPYRSKALLELSKGLISLGSYGDAFSAVEAMGSREWAKQAFKELAFRLSELGVIERYVESFVSLAEGLSRKFGEEFWVELATALALAGRGELAVGLLRKLGLESIKRVALDVLDKNPSALKELLSALSHEEALEVGRVLMNRILEEPSPEKKRIVNTIARFVRSEEMLAKVARFYVLIGDVESARGIGAFLQNPKLRSIVMADVAHHYLKLGRVEEAIDTALEVRDARFASLLMSEILIKAVEKEVEGSGHGEVEGSDGEARRRT; encoded by the coding sequence ATGCTCATCGAGGAAGCCCTCAAATCAGTTGCGGCCATCCCGGACCCCTACGTCAGGGCCGTTACCTACGCGAAGATGGGTGAAAAGCTCGCCGTCGCTCGAAATCCCCTTTATCGGGAAGCGTTTCTCAGCGCCTTTGAATCCCTGGGTGGCATCGATGACCCCTATGCCCTGATGAAGGCGCTGATTTCAATAGGGAGTTCCCTTGGTCGTTCTGGACTCAAGGCGTATAAGAGAGTTTTTGCGAGGATTTTAAACGAATCGAGGTTCCTTACCCACCCCCAGAGGGATGAGATACTCCGCACGGCTTCCCTCGCCCTCGTCTCCTTCGGGGACGTAGGTGAGGCAATTAACTTTGCCCTCGAAATCTCGAACGGGGATTTGAGGCAGTCTACCCTCGTGGCCGTGGTTAGGGCCGCGTCCCGCTCCCTTGAGAGGAACTCCCTGAAGACCGCTTACCGCATTAGAAAGATTAAGCTTGCCATGGAGTACATAACGGATGAGCCATACCGCTCCAAGGCCCTTTTAGAGCTCTCTAAGGGGTTGATATCTTTGGGGAGTTACGGGGATGCCTTCTCTGCGGTCGAGGCCATGGGGTCACGTGAATGGGCAAAGCAGGCTTTCAAAGAGCTGGCGTTCAGGTTAAGCGAGCTGGGGGTTATAGAACGCTATGTTGAATCGTTCGTGTCCCTGGCAGAGGGGTTATCCCGCAAATTTGGAGAGGAGTTTTGGGTCGAGCTGGCCACTGCCCTCGCACTCGCGGGGAGGGGGGAGCTTGCGGTCGGGCTTTTGAGAAAGCTTGGACTCGAGTCCATTAAGCGTGTTGCCTTGGATGTTCTCGATAAGAACCCCTCCGCACTTAAGGAGTTGCTCTCGGCGCTCTCCCACGAAGAGGCCCTCGAAGTTGGCAGGGTTTTAATGAACAGGATTCTCGAGGAGCCCTCCCCAGAGAAGAAGAGAATCGTGAACACCATAGCGAGGTTCGTCCGGTCTGAGGAGATGCTAGCCAAAGTCGCGCGCTTTTACGTTCTCATTGGTGACGTTGAGTCGGCTCGAGGAATAGGGGCGTTTCTACAGAACCCCAAACTTCGTTCGATTGTCATGGCCGACGTTGCCCACCACTACCTCAAACTCGGACGGGTTGAGGAAGCCATAGACACCGCCCTTGAAGTCCGCGACGCTCGGTTTGCCTCTCTGCTGATGTCGGAAATACTCATAAAGGCCGTTGAGAAAGAAGTTGAGGGGTCTGGTCATGGAGAGGTTGAAGGCTCTGATGGGGAGGCGCGGAGAAGGACTTGA
- a CDS encoding TRM11 family SAM-dependent methyltransferase has protein sequence MYGVILGKNPELGRAEFFSFARRFGLKVKPIEEGKNWIVFESKPSIERHFRWLGGSLKLVRIVGEGEEAIKDLEYAKLFTVSLYGKDDWRLWRKLGSAVKREFKREGPAKFFKPAKVYSMPAELILKGFPEVKDIVFLFRDDGSFLVGETVKVTDPFELKKLDVERPVQRPILSIPPRLARIMVNLTEVRKGLFLDPFCGIGTVLQEFVLQGLPAYGSDRDTDRVREARRNIEWLRKEFRPRNSARIEVCDARKLKRCFRERFDAIVTEPYLGKPLKRNPGRGEAIKLANELDRLYFSVFESFSDVLKRNGRIVFVFPAYRLRDGSIYRKERRWLGKLGFEVISRHLDYEERHRLVRDIHVIKKRG, from the coding sequence ATGTATGGAGTGATATTAGGCAAGAATCCCGAGCTTGGAAGAGCGGAGTTCTTCTCATTCGCGAGACGCTTTGGCCTAAAGGTCAAACCTATTGAGGAAGGAAAAAACTGGATTGTTTTCGAGTCAAAGCCCTCGATAGAGAGACACTTCCGCTGGCTCGGCGGGTCGCTCAAGCTCGTGAGAATCGTTGGAGAAGGCGAGGAAGCGATAAAGGACCTCGAATACGCTAAGCTCTTTACGGTCAGCCTCTACGGAAAGGATGACTGGAGGCTCTGGCGGAAGCTGGGGAGCGCCGTAAAGAGGGAGTTCAAGAGGGAAGGCCCAGCAAAGTTCTTCAAGCCGGCAAAGGTCTACTCCATGCCTGCCGAGCTGATTCTGAAGGGTTTTCCAGAGGTCAAGGACATCGTCTTCCTGTTCAGGGACGACGGAAGCTTCCTCGTGGGCGAGACGGTCAAGGTTACCGACCCCTTCGAGCTGAAGAAGCTTGACGTGGAAAGGCCGGTTCAGAGGCCAATCCTCTCGATTCCGCCGAGGCTGGCGAGGATAATGGTGAACCTCACGGAGGTAAGGAAGGGCCTCTTCCTCGACCCCTTCTGCGGCATCGGAACGGTCCTTCAGGAGTTCGTCCTCCAGGGGTTGCCAGCTTACGGAAGCGACAGAGATACTGACAGGGTGAGGGAAGCGAGGCGAAACATCGAGTGGCTCAGAAAAGAGTTCAGGCCCAGGAACTCGGCGAGGATAGAGGTCTGCGACGCGAGAAAGCTGAAGCGCTGTTTCCGCGAGCGCTTTGATGCCATAGTCACCGAACCCTACCTCGGAAAGCCCCTGAAGAGGAACCCTGGCAGGGGCGAGGCGATAAAGCTCGCTAACGAACTGGACAGGCTGTACTTTTCGGTCTTCGAGAGCTTTAGCGATGTGCTCAAGAGAAACGGAAGGATAGTCTTCGTCTTCCCTGCCTACAGGCTGAGGGACGGGAGCATCTACCGGAAGGAGAGGAGATGGCTCGGAAAACTGGGCTTCGAGGTTATATCCAGGCACCTCGACTACGAAGAAAGGCACCGCTTAGTTAGGGATATCCATGTAATAAAGAAAAGGGGTTAG
- a CDS encoding MFS transporter gives MDKRWSTVLLNTVLLASGFGTMHMLEKFKDAVLTHYGITEAMMSYQQTAYVVGLFVAFLLGGTSLFKGSFKRSVALIVSFAAIPQFLIPFMPSWWGVVALRFFQGFIVALIAVFSNQIGRLFVAERPFAKGVILSGIFWGGIYGINLAKWAGGSKASWSSVREAFLISAVLMYVMLAIWWLFIEDFEIPKEKRSSKGNVWKMPFTWVFGFTFFPALWIIFTLGSFTLNRVHFSSSQVANLVMTLEVSMGLWSIIMGYLGYRLSVKNTSNRGLFKAIVSVMTLSYAVTFAGIFIVWKAILANDYTLALLGIAITGIVQGTGPAFWTTAPAAYPKEIYPEASFALGLISNSANAVAPNVMFVLVKGVTTGMIIYLAMALLGILLLLASSRMRLPVEELS, from the coding sequence ATGGACAAGAGGTGGTCAACGGTATTGCTTAACACCGTTCTCCTTGCTTCCGGCTTTGGAACGATGCACATGCTCGAGAAGTTTAAGGACGCGGTTTTGACTCACTACGGAATTACCGAGGCAATGATGAGCTACCAGCAGACCGCGTACGTCGTCGGTCTCTTCGTCGCTTTCCTCCTCGGTGGAACGAGCCTTTTTAAGGGCTCCTTCAAGAGGAGCGTGGCTCTAATAGTTAGCTTCGCAGCGATTCCGCAGTTCCTGATTCCCTTCATGCCCAGCTGGTGGGGTGTGGTTGCGCTCCGCTTCTTCCAGGGCTTCATCGTCGCGCTAATAGCGGTCTTCAGCAACCAGATTGGAAGGCTCTTCGTGGCCGAGAGGCCCTTCGCTAAAGGTGTAATACTGTCGGGAATCTTCTGGGGTGGAATCTACGGCATAAACCTTGCCAAGTGGGCCGGTGGAAGTAAAGCAAGCTGGTCCTCAGTCAGGGAAGCCTTCCTAATCTCTGCGGTCCTCATGTACGTCATGCTGGCAATCTGGTGGCTCTTCATTGAGGACTTCGAGATTCCAAAGGAGAAGCGCTCCTCCAAGGGCAACGTCTGGAAGATGCCCTTCACTTGGGTATTCGGTTTCACTTTCTTCCCGGCGCTCTGGATTATCTTCACCCTCGGTTCATTCACCCTCAACAGGGTCCACTTCAGCAGCTCCCAGGTAGCCAACCTCGTCATGACCCTTGAGGTCTCAATGGGCCTGTGGTCGATAATCATGGGCTACCTCGGCTACCGCCTCTCGGTTAAGAACACCAGCAACCGCGGTCTCTTCAAGGCCATCGTCAGCGTCATGACTCTCTCCTACGCGGTAACCTTCGCGGGAATCTTCATTGTCTGGAAGGCGATACTCGCCAACGACTACACGCTGGCACTCCTCGGAATAGCGATAACCGGAATCGTCCAGGGAACGGGTCCGGCCTTCTGGACCACCGCCCCAGCGGCCTACCCGAAGGAAATCTATCCAGAGGCCAGCTTCGCCCTGGGCCTAATCTCGAACTCTGCCAACGCGGTAGCCCCGAACGTCATGTTCGTCCTCGTGAAGGGCGTCACGACGGGGATGATAATCTACCTCGCGATGGCCCTGCTCGGAATACTCCTCCTGCTGGCATCGAGCAGGATGAGGCTCCCCGTCGAGGAGCTCTCCTAA
- a CDS encoding TMEM165/GDT1 family protein, producing MENVLLMIFITTFLAEFGDKTQLTTIAFASKYGWKTAFLGAILGLAAVNLIGALIGQELGNMLPASLIRKGAGMLFIVFGVLMLLGKL from the coding sequence ATGGAAAACGTCCTCCTCATGATTTTTATTACAACTTTTTTGGCCGAGTTTGGGGATAAGACCCAGCTGACTACCATAGCCTTCGCCTCGAAGTACGGATGGAAAACTGCTTTCTTAGGTGCAATCCTCGGCCTTGCGGCCGTTAATCTGATAGGTGCCCTCATTGGCCAAGAGCTTGGTAACATGTTGCCCGCATCGCTGATTAGGAAGGGCGCCGGGATGCTCTTCATAGTCTTCGGCGTCCTCATGTTACTTGGAAAGCTTTAG
- a CDS encoding pyridoxal phosphate-dependent aminotransferase has translation MRYKKRKYFLAGRINIIQRSKIRELFEKARKMENVISLGIGEPDFDTPEVIKEAAKRALDEGYTHYTPNAGIPEFREAIAEYYKEFYNVDVETENIIVTAGAYEATYLAFQSILEQGDDVIIPDPAFVCYVEDAKIAEAGIIRIPLREEYKFRLNPDELVEAITKRTRMIVINYPNNPTGAVMKKSVVKAIADIAQDYNIYILSDEPYEHFLYEGAKHYPMIKYAPDNTILANSFSKTFAMTGWRLGFAIAPKQVIRDMIKLHAYVVGNVTSFVQIAGITALRDKRSWEAVERMRQVYDERRKLVLKHLSEVPHLEAFKPKGAFYVWVKIDPELDMTSEDFADWLLENAGVVVIPGTAFGKQGEGWVRISYATEKEKLIEAMERMKSALSKL, from the coding sequence ATGCGCTACAAGAAGAGAAAATACTTCCTCGCCGGAAGGATAAACATAATCCAGCGCTCGAAGATTAGGGAGCTCTTCGAGAAGGCCCGGAAGATGGAAAACGTTATCTCCCTCGGAATAGGCGAACCGGACTTCGACACGCCGGAAGTTATTAAGGAGGCCGCTAAGAGAGCCCTCGACGAGGGCTACACGCATTACACACCCAACGCGGGCATTCCCGAGTTTAGGGAGGCCATAGCGGAGTACTACAAGGAATTCTACAACGTTGATGTTGAGACTGAGAACATTATCGTTACCGCTGGCGCTTACGAGGCAACTTATTTGGCCTTCCAAAGCATCCTCGAACAGGGCGATGACGTTATCATCCCGGACCCGGCCTTCGTCTGCTACGTGGAGGACGCGAAGATAGCCGAGGCGGGCATCATCAGGATCCCCCTCCGCGAGGAGTACAAGTTCCGCCTCAACCCGGACGAGCTCGTCGAGGCTATAACGAAGAGGACGAGGATGATCGTAATCAACTACCCCAACAACCCGACCGGGGCCGTTATGAAGAAGTCTGTCGTCAAGGCCATAGCCGACATAGCTCAGGACTACAACATTTACATCCTCAGCGACGAGCCCTACGAGCACTTCCTCTACGAGGGGGCGAAGCACTACCCGATGATTAAGTACGCTCCGGACAACACAATTCTCGCGAACTCCTTCTCGAAGACCTTTGCCATGACCGGCTGGCGCCTCGGCTTCGCCATCGCTCCTAAGCAGGTCATCAGGGATATGATTAAGCTCCACGCCTACGTCGTCGGTAACGTTACGTCCTTCGTCCAGATTGCGGGCATAACGGCACTCCGCGACAAGAGGAGCTGGGAAGCCGTTGAGAGGATGAGGCAGGTCTACGACGAGAGAAGGAAGCTCGTTCTGAAGCATCTCAGTGAAGTGCCGCACCTCGAGGCCTTCAAACCAAAGGGTGCCTTCTACGTCTGGGTCAAGATTGACCCGGAGCTCGACATGACGAGCGAGGATTTCGCGGACTGGCTCCTTGAAAACGCTGGGGTCGTGGTAATCCCCGGAACCGCCTTTGGAAAACAGGGTGAGGGCTGGGTCAGGATAAGCTACGCGACCGAGAAGGAGAAGCTCATCGAGGCAATGGAGAGGATGAAGTCAGCGCTCTCCAAGCTGTGA
- the cgi121 gene encoding KEOPS complex subunit Cgi121 codes for MIRVTDGVFITRVLVRNVEAVLPYLGSDVQLVNTNCWRAVAFASILALRAFERKTNHAKTLGGELLLRLAGTLQIKDAIMEVGVKPGENYLVVFGDEADTKRVLEDLGLEELPIDECPDEITKTFFEKSALVEVL; via the coding sequence GTGATTCGCGTAACGGATGGAGTGTTCATTACGAGGGTTTTGGTTCGAAACGTTGAGGCAGTCCTTCCTTACCTTGGAAGTGACGTTCAGCTGGTCAATACCAACTGTTGGAGAGCCGTTGCGTTCGCCTCGATACTGGCTTTGAGGGCTTTTGAGCGAAAAACCAACCACGCAAAGACCCTAGGAGGAGAACTGCTCCTTCGCTTGGCTGGAACACTCCAGATTAAGGACGCGATAATGGAAGTGGGTGTGAAACCTGGTGAGAATTACCTCGTCGTCTTTGGGGACGAGGCTGACACGAAGCGTGTCCTTGAGGACCTTGGATTGGAAGAGCTTCCCATCGATGAGTGCCCCGACGAAATCACGAAAACTTTTTTTGAAAAATCAGCCCTCGTCGAAGTTTTGTAG
- a CDS encoding ribbon-helix-helix domain-containing protein — MSRMRIISVQLPQGLINAMDQLVKKGVYPNRSEIIREAIRELLKKELYRLEAENRSTPDYIIK; from the coding sequence ATGAGCAGGATGAGAATCATAAGTGTTCAGCTCCCGCAGGGGCTCATAAACGCGATGGACCAGCTCGTTAAGAAGGGTGTTTACCCCAACAGAAGTGAAATCATTCGCGAGGCTATACGCGAGCTTCTGAAAAAGGAACTGTACCGCCTTGAGGCTGAAAACCGCTCAACGCCTGACTACATCATAAAATAA
- the ftsZ gene encoding cell division protein FtsZ — MVFKLLEQAGIKIDLDDEPKRPKMEESLMEDDDDLIKIVIVGVGGSGNNTITRLYELGVQGAELIAMNTDAQALKHAKAHKKLLLGKEITQGKGSGGDPEIGYRAAEASAHEIAETIGDADLVFITAGMGNGTGTGAAPVVARVIKERARHNGRFREPLVVSVVTFPFKNEGKLRIEKARAGIKALLYYSDTVVIIENDKLLQLVPKLPINAAFRFADEIIARMVKGITETIKLPSMVNIDFADVYSVMKNGGAALIGIGESDSSNRAVDAVKNALQNKLLDVEYGSGEKALVHFTVGPDVSLGEINEAMNIVYEKLGEKSEIKWGARIDEDMGKMVRAMVIMTGVKSPHILGGETALQLAPKESLLPAKPKKTFESFEDKLYKTIARREESKGGLPTYVSRVLDDFEDLS, encoded by the coding sequence ATGGTGTTTAAACTGCTTGAGCAGGCGGGAATAAAGATAGACCTCGACGACGAGCCAAAGAGGCCAAAGATGGAAGAGAGTCTCATGGAGGATGACGACGACTTGATAAAGATTGTAATCGTTGGTGTTGGTGGCTCCGGTAACAACACCATAACGCGCCTGTACGAGCTCGGCGTCCAGGGGGCAGAGCTCATAGCGATGAACACCGACGCGCAGGCGCTGAAGCACGCAAAAGCCCATAAAAAACTCCTCCTCGGTAAGGAGATAACGCAGGGTAAAGGCTCGGGTGGAGACCCGGAGATAGGCTACCGCGCGGCTGAGGCGAGCGCCCACGAGATTGCCGAGACCATCGGTGACGCCGACCTCGTCTTCATAACCGCCGGAATGGGCAACGGAACCGGAACCGGGGCGGCACCTGTTGTGGCGAGGGTCATCAAGGAGCGCGCCAGGCACAACGGTAGGTTTAGGGAGCCCCTCGTCGTGAGCGTTGTAACGTTCCCCTTCAAGAACGAGGGCAAGTTGAGAATTGAGAAAGCGAGGGCAGGAATAAAGGCACTCCTCTACTACTCGGACACCGTTGTGATAATCGAGAACGACAAGCTCCTCCAGCTCGTTCCCAAATTGCCGATAAACGCGGCCTTCCGCTTCGCCGATGAGATAATAGCCAGGATGGTCAAGGGCATAACCGAGACGATTAAGCTCCCGTCGATGGTGAACATCGACTTCGCGGATGTTTACAGCGTTATGAAGAACGGTGGAGCGGCTTTGATTGGAATCGGCGAGAGCGATTCAAGCAACAGGGCCGTCGATGCAGTCAAGAACGCCCTCCAGAACAAGCTCCTCGACGTCGAGTACGGGAGCGGTGAGAAGGCACTCGTTCACTTCACCGTTGGTCCGGATGTCAGCCTTGGAGAAATCAACGAGGCCATGAACATCGTCTATGAGAAACTCGGTGAGAAGAGCGAAATCAAGTGGGGTGCAAGGATTGACGAGGACATGGGCAAGATGGTCAGGGCCATGGTGATAATGACCGGCGTCAAGAGCCCACACATTCTTGGAGGCGAAACGGCACTCCAGCTCGCACCAAAGGAGTCCCTCCTGCCCGCAAAGCCCAAGAAGACCTTTGAGTCCTTCGAGGACAAGCTCTACAAGACCATAGCCAGGAGGGAAGAGTCAAAGGGTGGGCTTCCAACCTACGTGAGCAGGGTCCTTGACGACTTCGAGGACCTTTCCTGA
- a CDS encoding ParA family protein encodes MAVVISVANQKGGVGKTTLTMNLGYALADMGKRVLLVDVDPQFNLTFGLIGMRVLDYAERHVGTLMTRESEIDESLINVRENLDLIPSHLNLSAKEIEIINAYNRERRLEKALLPVLPDYDYVLIDNPPSMGIFLVNSLTASDYVLIPLELSYFGVIGMQLMFNLMRMIREETNENLKLLGLVPNKFTKQTKVPKLRLKELKETYPDAPILTTIPKAIALEKAQSEGKSIFEFDGKSRAAKAFLKLAKEVVEIAEG; translated from the coding sequence ATGGCAGTGGTAATCAGCGTTGCCAATCAGAAGGGGGGAGTCGGGAAGACAACCCTGACGATGAACCTCGGCTACGCCCTAGCCGATATGGGCAAGAGAGTCCTACTCGTTGATGTTGACCCGCAGTTCAACCTGACCTTTGGTTTAATCGGAATGAGGGTTCTCGACTACGCCGAAAGGCACGTCGGAACGCTCATGACAAGGGAGAGCGAAATAGACGAGAGCCTGATAAACGTCCGGGAGAACCTTGACCTTATTCCGAGCCACCTGAACCTCTCGGCCAAGGAAATCGAGATAATCAACGCCTACAACCGCGAGAGGAGGCTTGAGAAGGCCCTACTGCCGGTTCTGCCGGACTACGACTACGTCCTCATAGACAACCCACCGAGCATGGGAATCTTCCTCGTCAACTCGCTCACCGCTTCCGACTACGTGCTCATCCCGCTCGAGCTCAGCTACTTCGGTGTCATAGGGATGCAGCTCATGTTCAACCTCATGAGGATGATTCGCGAGGAGACCAACGAGAACCTGAAACTGCTTGGCCTCGTTCCCAACAAGTTCACCAAGCAGACCAAGGTTCCGAAGCTCCGCCTCAAGGAGCTCAAGGAGACCTACCCGGACGCGCCGATACTGACGACGATTCCAAAGGCAATAGCCCTTGAGAAGGCCCAGAGTGAGGGTAAGAGCATATTCGAGTTCGACGGCAAGAGTCGCGCCGCGAAGGCCTTCCTAAAGCTCGCGAAAGAGGTGGTTGAGATTGCCGAGGGATAA
- a CDS encoding CopG family transcriptional regulator has translation MPRDKIPKLFDGSIDELTKPSKPKKERNLKKEKMQKTLYVSRDMNMKLIQLYAEEGRRQSAIVEDAVNLYYYLRLALGEKKFEELLSAVKREDPEFLRDYISKLRP, from the coding sequence TTGCCGAGGGATAAAATTCCAAAGCTCTTTGACGGCTCGATAGACGAGCTCACGAAACCGAGTAAGCCCAAGAAGGAGCGCAACCTGAAGAAGGAGAAGATGCAGAAAACGCTCTACGTCAGCAGGGACATGAACATGAAACTAATTCAGCTCTACGCCGAGGAAGGGAGGAGGCAGAGCGCCATCGTTGAAGACGCCGTCAACCTCTACTACTACCTCCGCCTCGCCCTCGGGGAGAAGAAGTTCGAGGAGCTTTTAAGCGCGGTAAAGCGGGAGGACCCCGAGTTCCTTCGCGATTACATCTCAAAACTGAGACCCTGA
- a CDS encoding adenylyltransferase/cytidyltransferase family protein, whose protein sequence is MGESKGRRIRVLAGGVFDILHVGHIHFLKQAKELGDELIVIVAHDETVRRNKRRNPINPAEDRAELLRAIKYVDEVYIGSPGGIDFELVKRINPDVIAIGPDQNFNCEKLKEELRKHGINAEVIRVPYLYKSDRAKTSKIIRRIVEEFCE, encoded by the coding sequence ATGGGGGAATCTAAAGGCCGGAGAATCCGCGTTTTAGCCGGTGGAGTCTTTGACATCCTCCACGTCGGGCATATACACTTTTTAAAGCAGGCGAAAGAGCTGGGCGATGAGCTTATAGTCATAGTAGCCCACGATGAGACCGTTAGGAGGAACAAGCGGAGGAACCCGATAAACCCGGCCGAGGACAGGGCTGAACTGCTGAGGGCGATAAAATACGTGGACGAGGTTTACATCGGCTCGCCCGGCGGGATAGACTTCGAGCTCGTGAAGCGCATAAACCCGGACGTTATAGCCATCGGCCCGGACCAGAACTTCAACTGCGAGAAGCTCAAGGAGGAGCTGAGGAAGCACGGCATAAACGCTGAGGTAATACGAGTTCCCTACCTCTACAAGAGCGACCGGGCGAAGACGAGCAAGATAATAAGGAGAATAGTCGAGGAGTTCTGCGAATGA
- a CDS encoding RNA-binding protein, whose protein sequence is MELKVKHPLSKKEVKAIIREMAEIFGEEIAEKMLSKKDRVEVAEFDKTTEILLVNGKPFFIRRKGLIFPLVIALYELSNEEDLRKWPRRVVVDEGAVPYIINGADVMAAGIVDADENIKEGDFVFVVEEQYGRPLAIGIALMSGKAMKEKPKGKAVKNIHHAKDKIWNVTVG, encoded by the coding sequence GTGGAGCTGAAGGTCAAGCACCCCCTCAGCAAGAAGGAGGTAAAGGCCATAATCCGCGAGATGGCCGAGATTTTTGGAGAGGAGATAGCCGAGAAGATGCTGAGCAAGAAGGACCGCGTTGAGGTTGCGGAGTTCGACAAGACAACAGAAATCCTCCTCGTCAACGGAAAGCCCTTCTTCATACGGAGAAAGGGCCTGATTTTCCCGCTTGTCATAGCGCTCTACGAGCTGTCCAACGAGGAAGACTTAAGGAAGTGGCCGAGGCGCGTTGTCGTTGACGAAGGGGCGGTTCCATACATCATCAACGGCGCCGATGTCATGGCCGCTGGCATAGTTGATGCCGATGAGAACATCAAGGAGGGCGACTTCGTCTTCGTGGTTGAGGAGCAGTACGGAAGGCCCCTCGCGATAGGCATAGCCCTCATGAGCGGTAAGGCGATGAAGGAGAAGCCCAAGGGGAAGGCAGTGAAGAACATCCATCACGCCAAGGATAAAATCTGGAACGTCACGGTGGGATGA